From Acidobacteriota bacterium, a single genomic window includes:
- a CDS encoding tyrosine-protein phosphatase, whose product MDDDLPNFSEVNETLYRGGQPTAAGVKRLAELGVRTIISFRDTQSSVLREQAQAAAHGINFINMRLSNWFSPTDDEIHRIIDVIRDPTNQPIFIHCKRGADRTGTVIAVYRMLADGWTDRAANREAKKHGIGWWQIWMRDYIRSYYRRNVKK is encoded by the coding sequence ATGGACGACGACCTGCCAAACTTCTCTGAGGTCAACGAAACGCTCTATCGCGGCGGCCAGCCAACGGCCGCAGGCGTCAAGCGGCTCGCCGAACTCGGCGTGCGGACGATCATCAGTTTTCGGGACACGCAAAGTTCGGTTTTGCGCGAACAGGCGCAAGCGGCCGCGCACGGGATCAACTTCATCAATATGCGTTTGAGCAATTGGTTCTCACCGACCGACGACGAGATCCATCGGATCATCGACGTCATACGCGATCCGACGAATCAACCGATCTTCATCCATTGCAAACGCGGAGCCGATCGCACCGGGACCGTGATCGCGGTCTATCGGATGCTGGCCGACGGCTGGACCGATCGCGCCGCCAATCGCGAAGCCAAGAAGCACGGCATTGGTTGGTGGCAGATCTGGATGCGAGATTACATCCGGAGCTATTACCGGCGAAACGTGAAAAAGTAG
- a CDS encoding DUF1572 family protein — protein sequence MRINENYLADAIRSFRNYKTLADRSIGQVSDEEFFRQIDEESNSIALIVKHIAGNQRSRWRAFLTSDGESPDRNRDSEFEFQGETRVSMTEYWESGWATLFVTLESLTADDLQKSVTIRGEPHTVVEAINRQLTHYAYHVGQIVFLAKHFRAAEWKSLSVPRGRSDSFNKFHEMKTESDGTKGIETAFGFEG from the coding sequence ATGCGAATCAACGAGAACTATCTCGCCGACGCGATACGGTCTTTTCGCAATTACAAGACACTCGCCGACCGCTCGATCGGACAAGTGTCGGATGAAGAGTTTTTCCGGCAGATCGACGAGGAATCGAATTCGATCGCTTTGATCGTCAAGCATATTGCCGGAAACCAGCGTTCGCGCTGGCGGGCTTTTCTGACTTCGGACGGCGAATCGCCGGACAGGAACCGCGATTCGGAGTTTGAGTTTCAAGGCGAAACGCGGGTTTCGATGACGGAATACTGGGAATCCGGGTGGGCGACGCTTTTCGTAACTCTTGAATCGCTGACGGCGGATGATCTTCAAAAATCGGTGACGATCCGCGGCGAACCGCACACGGTCGTCGAAGCCATCAACCGGCAGTTGACGCATTACGCCTATCACGTCGGCCAGATCGTTTTTCTCGCGAAACATTTCCGCGCCGCTGAATGGAAATCGCTCAGCGTCCCGCGCGGCCGATCAGATTCGTTCAACAAGTTTCACGAAATGAAGACCGAAAGCGACGGCACGAAGGGAATTGAAACAGCTTTCGGCTTTGAGGGTTGA
- the ppk2 gene encoding polyphosphate kinase 2 codes for MTEDKENKPVNEVLAEEIAPIVTNGFNDDERSAILTLEDLLGVRSQRGFLAKLNERDIDTKKISSLLKYEEDLEKLQIELVKFQRWVQEKNKRIAIVFEGRDAAGKGGTIRRFTEHLNPRAMRVVALPKPTDEETGQWYFQRYVKQLPNRGEIVFFDRSWYNRAVVEPVMGFCGDVQYDQFIRQVPEFEHMLYEDGITVIKFWFSISKDEQQRRFDSRKINPLKQWKLSPIDALAQEMWDKYTHFKELMFSKTHTSFSPWVIVKANNKRKARLESMRYVLSMCDYDGKANSKISLLPDPNTIMRFHRSAINLD; via the coding sequence ATGACCGAAGATAAAGAGAACAAGCCGGTGAACGAAGTCCTTGCCGAAGAGATCGCCCCCATTGTCACCAACGGTTTCAACGACGATGAACGCTCGGCCATCCTGACCCTTGAAGATCTGCTTGGCGTCCGCTCGCAACGGGGATTTCTCGCGAAACTGAACGAGCGGGATATCGACACCAAAAAGATCTCGAGTCTGCTCAAATACGAGGAAGACCTTGAAAAACTGCAGATCGAACTCGTCAAATTCCAGCGTTGGGTGCAAGAGAAGAACAAGCGCATCGCGATCGTCTTCGAAGGGCGCGACGCCGCCGGAAAGGGCGGAACGATCCGTCGGTTTACGGAACATCTCAACCCGCGCGCGATGCGCGTCGTCGCCCTCCCGAAGCCGACCGACGAGGAGACGGGGCAATGGTATTTCCAGCGCTACGTCAAACAGCTGCCCAACCGCGGCGAGATCGTTTTTTTCGATCGCAGTTGGTATAACCGTGCGGTCGTCGAACCCGTGATGGGGTTTTGTGGCGATGTGCAGTACGATCAGTTCATTCGCCAGGTGCCGGAGTTTGAGCATATGCTTTACGAAGACGGCATCACGGTCATAAAATTCTGGTTTTCGATTTCGAAAGACGAACAGCAGCGCCGATTCGATTCACGGAAGATCAATCCCTTGAAACAGTGGAAACTGAGCCCGATCGATGCGCTCGCACAGGAAATGTGGGACAAATACACGCATTTCAAGGAATTGATGTTCAGCAAGACCCACACTTCTTTCAGCCCCTGGGTGATCGTTAAAGCAAACAATAAACGGAAGGCGCGCCTTGAAAGCATGCGTTACGTCTTGTCGATGTGCGATTACGACGGCAAGGCAAACTCAAAGATCTCTTTGTTGCCGGACCCGAACACGATTATGCGTTTCCACCGTTCGGCGATAAACCTCGATTAG